The genomic region ACATATTTTAATGCTTTTTCAGTCTTGAGTTTTTCGTGTGCCGGAATTCCAACTACAATAACTTTTTGTCCATACTTTACTCTATCAGTAGTAATGGGCTTTAGACTAAACAAGTCAAGTAGGCTAATTATATCTGGAGCGGAAGCAGCAACGCTCTCATTAATAATCGCAACAATAAATTCATTCTGAAAATGTATACGTAAATTCATATTTTTATACTCGTCTAATCCCTCTATTAATACATAACCTTTACTGAATCCTTTATCTAATCCCTTCCATACGTCAACTATCTTACCCTTGAACAATATTACTCCGTGAAGCTTATCTAGAACCTCATCTAGTTTATGTTCATTAAGTAGCTCTCCTATTTCAATTGATAAACTAAGCGTATTGGGAATATATGAGGTTGCGTAGTCCCTTAAGCTCATACCGTAAGATATTACATACGAACTTCCACCATACCTTAATGTTACAGCTCTAGCTATTCTTTCCGACCATAACCCATCTATTCCATAAATTACGGACACATTATCTCTTTCGTCAACAAGCACTAGCGGTGAAGGACTTACACCGTTAAAGTAAAACGTAGTCATTTGTAACTCTGGAAACGCCCTTCCCATTCCGTCTCCATCTAGTACTGGTATTCCCGTCTTTAGAGAGGAAATTAAAGGAGTAATGGAGTTCTCTCCTCCTACCTCTACTGGAGTTATGTAACTTATATTTTTACCCGCTATTCTAATATACGTTCTCATTGCCATTAAAACTTCGTTACCGTTTGGAGGTTTTTCTATTGATATTGTAGTTGCCCCCATCATTGCAGTAGATACTAGATACTCATTTTTATTCAACTCATTGATTCCAATTATTATTTCTACATCGGTCTTCCTTTTTTCAAGCTCGTTTTTTAGCATGGAAACTCCAATATAAGGATCTCCTCCGCCTCCAGATCCAAGTAAAGAAGATCCAATTGCTAATTTATTAATATCGCCTATTTTTAGCCTGTAAGTCTCCATATGTAGTTCTTTGATGCTTTATAAAAAATTTTATGCGTTCTTCTTTCCAAACGTTCATTAAAGAGTTTAATTTTACACGTAAACTTTTTTACACATGACATAAAAGTAATGATGGAATTTTCGGTAAATATTAAATATATTTAAGTCGGCAAAATCCGTTATAAACATTTATCTAAAAGCTAACATACCTCAATTCAGCATTCCGTATTTCTTACCTAACAAATATAAAGAGAGCGAAAGCACTTTAATTGAATTTAATAGGTCTGCGATATTAACATATTCATCTGTAGCGTGAGCAAGTTCTATTTTTCCGGGACCATAATTTACCGCTGGTATACCCGCATAATGAGTAAACCTCATATCAAAAGTCGCAGCAAGTAGTCCAATTTTAGGCTTAACGTTCAGAACCGAAGTTATAGCTTCACTAAGACTTTCGTATAAGGGGTTTTTAGTGTCCTCAACTATCGTATCTACGGCATAATACTCCTCGTATTCATATTTAAATTCAGGATCTCTTGTCTTCTTACTCTCTAGAATATTTATTATCTCCTTTCTTGCATTCTCCAATTTTTCCTCAGGAATTAGACGCCTCACGAAACCGAACGTGCATTCGTCTGCCACCATGTTAACCCAGTCACCGCATTTAATTTGGCCTACTATTAAACTTGGGCTCTTCACATCAGAAGGAATAATATTATATTTAGTCCTCTTGTTAGATAACTTATCTTGCAAGGAATAAAGCTGAGTAAGTACTTCTGTGGATTTTCTAATCGCGTCTATACCTAATTGAGGAGATCCTCCGTGAGCCTTCTTTCCCAAGATTTTTATAAACCCCCATAGAGATCCCCTATGTCCATTACATATGTTCTCTACGCCGCTGGGTTCAGTAAAAATTACATAATCTGTATTAGATTTTGATAAATATCCCTCCCTTATAACAAAATATGTTCCAGCGTTTTCATTGCCTACGGTTTCTTCATCGGGGACTAAAAAATGCCTTATTTTAAAAGCTTGATCCACATTTATTATCTTCTTTAGGACTTCTACAGAATATATTTGCGCAACTATCCCAGATTTCATGTCTGAGGCTCCTCTTCCGTATATTCTGTCATTAATTACTACAGCATCGTAAGGATTTACTGACCATCCTTTTCCTGCAGGCACTACATCATAATGCCCATTAAATGCGATGGACAGTTTACCTTTACCGGTTGTTGCTATTAAATTAGGTCTATCGCCATAGCCCAGTTTAGCTAACTTTGGAAGCTCAGTGTTTGGAACTTTTATAACTTCTGTTGAATAACCTAACGAACTTAACCATTTACTAGCGTAGGATACAAATTCATTATAGTTCAGACCGGGAGGATTTTCTGTTGGAATTTTAATTAGCTGCCTAAGGCTATCTATAATTTCTTCCTTATATTCGTTTACAATTTTATCTATTTTATCCAATATCATTCTAAATCAAAGAAAGAAAGAGACTATTGAATATTAAAGTTAATGTTTTCATAGTTTTGTTAGTCTTAGAATGCGCTCTTATTCTGTTTAAATTTCTTGTATAATGTACAAGTCAATCGATCTCAATATTTAAATACCGTACAAAATGTCTAAACTATATGGCATCAGTTAAAGGTAACCCTGAAATATATATAGCTAGATTAGATAGGTTACCAGGCTGGGGATTAAGTTACATAATATTTTGGGCTCTGGGATTTAGTTTCTTCATTACTTTATACGATGTAATAAATGTGGGTTTTGCATTACCTTATATACCATTTATAACTTCTAGCTCAGAAGCATCGTTAGTTGCATCTTTAGGACTTTTCGGATACGTTGTTGGAGCTCCAATATTTTCCTTTCTTTCGGATAGAATAGGAAGGAAACCAGCAATGGTCTTTACTTCTTTCCTTATAGCTATAGGAAGCTTTGGTGACGCTTTCTCTGTTAATTTTCCTATGTTGTCATTATTTAGATTTATAACTGGAATGGCAATAGGCGCAGATCTAGTTCTAGTAATGACATACATAGCTGAGATGTCGCCTGCAAAGAAGAGAGGGATATATTCCAATATTGCGTTTATAGCAGGTTATGCTGGACTCGGTATAGGCCCATATATAGCAGCCGAAGTCGTAACTACTATACCTAACATAGGTTGGAGAATAGTTTTCATGATAGGCGGTATATTAGCAGTAGGGGCACTGCTAATAAGGGCATATGCACCAGAGAGTTTGAGATTTTTAGCATTTCACGGAAAACTTGAAGAAGCTGAAAAACTTATCTCTATTATGGAGGAAATTTCAATAAAAAGATACAAAATTGACAAATTACCCGATCCAATTATAATGAATTATAAGCCACCAAAAGAAAACCCTTTAAAAATATTATTAAAGCCAATATATTTAAAAAGACTTATAGTGCTATTTTTTCTATCCTTCTGGTTTTACTTTATAGATTATCCTTTCCTAGTATTAACTCCTACATGGTTGAAAGCAAATTTAGGTTATTCGTCCTCTCAGCTAAGTTATGCAATATTCTTATTTGGGTTATCTGGATTAGGAGTAATATTAGGTTCAATTATTCTGAGATTTTTTATAGACAGATACGATAGAAGGAAGCTCGCAATAATAGATGCGTTATTTTATATGATAGGTGCAATAATAATGTCAATAGGCGCTGTAGGTCATAATTTCACTACCTTCTTTATAGGTTCATTTATTGCTGAAACTATAGGAGTGGGTTGGTTTAACGTCTACTACCTCCTAGACGTTGATAACTTTCCAACCATTGCTAGAGCAACTGGATATTCTCTAACAGATGGAATAGGACATTTAGGAGGGGCTTTAGGCTTATTAGCGCTTTTACCCTTAGCCAACAGTTTAGGTAATATAAGCGTCTGGGGAATTTTATGGATTCCTGCACTCATCATGGGTGGACTTACGTTAATTTTTACTCCTAAGACTACTGGATTCAGACTTGAAGAAGTTAATGAAAATAAAATATAAAAACGAAAATTACTTTCTTAAGTGAGATGAAATATGGAGAAGAAAAACGAGTTCGATAGACTATTGTGGAATCCTGATATAGCTCCGGCTAAAGTTAAAAACTGGGGATATTTACCCTTACTCGGAGTTTGGGCTAGTATAGCAGCACCTAATTCAATGCTAGTAGGAAGTGTAGGGATTCTTTTCGGATTTAATATAATCCAAGTGATACTAATTTCTCTTTTAGGTGATTTAATAACCCTTGTTCCCCTAATTATACAAAGTCACGGTGCAGTAAAATACGGCTTAGCAGAGCCTCAGCTCGACAGAACAAGGTTTGGAATATGGGGTACTTATATTCCTTCTTGGATTAGATTCTTTGTTGCAATGGGCTTCTTCGGAGTTCAAACTTTCCTAATTACTGAGGCAACTGTAGGAATAGCATTAGAGATTGAAGGTAAAGCTTATTTATTGTCTAAGTATTCAGCGGTTACTCCCGAAATTCTAGTCTCAAATTTTCCTTGCCTATTCTGGGGAACGTTTATTATTATCATCGTGGTGCAAACCATAATTCTATTATTAGCTAAACCAATTAAAGCTTCACCTTCATTAAAAGTGCTAGGTTATGTAATGCCTATAGTTTCGATAATATCCCTAACAGCAACCTTTTTGTATTTCGTTTCCCTTTATCCTAAGGCGTTAAGTATAGCTTTTAACCAACCTTTTAAACCCATAAACGTCTATGATCTTTCAATACTTCTCATATTTCTTACTTCTAATATTCATGCTACACAAATTATTAGTTGGCCCGATATAATGAGGTTCGGAAAATCTTTCAAGCATATGTTAGTAGGACAAGTAGGTTTACCAATATTTTATACTCTCGTAGTAGCTTACGGTGCAATAATGTCTGCAATAACTAAGGTAGTAACAAACAGCGTGACATATGACCCGAGCCTATTGGTGGTAAGATTCATTACTGAGCCATTAATAGCAATTTTAATACTCTTAGCTTATTCATTTACAATGCTTAATACTAATATTTTCAGTAACGTAGTTCCACCAGTTTATGATTTGAACAATACATTCCCTTCAAAGCTTAGCTGGTATAAGGGAACTATAATAGTTACTTTACTTGGAATAATGATAGGTGCTTGGTCCTTATATCTAAA from Acidianus ambivalens harbors:
- a CDS encoding DUF917 domain-containing protein, yielding METYRLKIGDINKLAIGSSLLGSGGGGDPYIGVSMLKNELEKRKTDVEIIIGINELNKNEYLVSTAMMGATTISIEKPPNGNEVLMAMRTYIRIAGKNISYITPVEVGGENSITPLISSLKTGIPVLDGDGMGRAFPELQMTTFYFNGVSPSPLVLVDERDNVSVIYGIDGLWSERIARAVTLRYGGSSYVISYGMSLRDYATSYIPNTLSLSIEIGELLNEHKLDEVLDKLHGVILFKGKIVDVWKGLDKGFSKGYVLIEGLDEYKNMNLRIHFQNEFIVAIINESVAASAPDIISLLDLFSLKPITTDRVKYGQKVIVVGIPAHEKLKTEKALKYVGPKAFGYNIEYFPLTSKKKLFL
- a CDS encoding M20 family metallopeptidase gives rise to the protein MILDKIDKIVNEYKEEIIDSLRQLIKIPTENPPGLNYNEFVSYASKWLSSLGYSTEVIKVPNTELPKLAKLGYGDRPNLIATTGKGKLSIAFNGHYDVVPAGKGWSVNPYDAVVINDRIYGRGASDMKSGIVAQIYSVEVLKKIINVDQAFKIRHFLVPDEETVGNENAGTYFVIREGYLSKSNTDYVIFTEPSGVENICNGHRGSLWGFIKILGKKAHGGSPQLGIDAIRKSTEVLTQLYSLQDKLSNKRTKYNIIPSDVKSPSLIVGQIKCGDWVNMVADECTFGFVRRLIPEEKLENARKEIINILESKKTRDPEFKYEYEEYYAVDTIVEDTKNPLYESLSEAITSVLNVKPKIGLLAATFDMRFTHYAGIPAVNYGPGKIELAHATDEYVNIADLLNSIKVLSLSLYLLGKKYGMLN
- a CDS encoding MFS transporter gives rise to the protein MASVKGNPEIYIARLDRLPGWGLSYIIFWALGFSFFITLYDVINVGFALPYIPFITSSSEASLVASLGLFGYVVGAPIFSFLSDRIGRKPAMVFTSFLIAIGSFGDAFSVNFPMLSLFRFITGMAIGADLVLVMTYIAEMSPAKKRGIYSNIAFIAGYAGLGIGPYIAAEVVTTIPNIGWRIVFMIGGILAVGALLIRAYAPESLRFLAFHGKLEEAEKLISIMEEISIKRYKIDKLPDPIIMNYKPPKENPLKILLKPIYLKRLIVLFFLSFWFYFIDYPFLVLTPTWLKANLGYSSSQLSYAIFLFGLSGLGVILGSIILRFFIDRYDRRKLAIIDALFYMIGAIIMSIGAVGHNFTTFFIGSFIAETIGVGWFNVYYLLDVDNFPTIARATGYSLTDGIGHLGGALGLLALLPLANSLGNISVWGILWIPALIMGGLTLIFTPKTTGFRLEEVNENKI
- a CDS encoding cytosine permease; the encoded protein is MEKKNEFDRLLWNPDIAPAKVKNWGYLPLLGVWASIAAPNSMLVGSVGILFGFNIIQVILISLLGDLITLVPLIIQSHGAVKYGLAEPQLDRTRFGIWGTYIPSWIRFFVAMGFFGVQTFLITEATVGIALEIEGKAYLLSKYSAVTPEILVSNFPCLFWGTFIIIIVVQTIILLLAKPIKASPSLKVLGYVMPIVSIISLTATFLYFVSLYPKALSIAFNQPFKPINVYDLSILLIFLTSNIHATQIISWPDIMRFGKSFKHMLVGQVGLPIFYTLVVAYGAIMSAITKVVTNSVTYDPSLLVVRFITEPLIAILILLAYSFTMLNTNIFSNVVPPVYDLNNTFPSKLSWYKGTIIVTLLGIMIGAWSLYLKGAYVYFSTWIDDISGLLGPIAGIIVADYAILKKFNIKVEDVYKRLGEYTYYKGFNINAIIALIIPFFIVFEPLYGPKILILELMKDASWISGFLISLGTYLLLCKIVNRKIIKRN